In Phoenix dactylifera cultivar Barhee BC4 chromosome 11, palm_55x_up_171113_PBpolish2nd_filt_p, whole genome shotgun sequence, the following are encoded in one genomic region:
- the LOC103713241 gene encoding ETHYLENE INSENSITIVE 3-like 3 protein translates to MDHLAVLSQELNDGSDFEVDDVRCENLTENDVSDEEIEPEDLAKRMWKDTVKLKRIKERKKLAAQQASSEKLKPKQASEQARRKKMSRAQDGILKYMLKLMEVCNARGFVYGIIPEKGKPVSGASDNIRAWWKEKVKFDKNGPAAIAKYEAENFAAQSAHNKGSKNQHSLMDLQDATLGSLLSSLIQHCNPPQRKYPLEKGVPPPWWPSGNEDWWVDLALPKGQAPPYKKPHDLKKVWKVGVLTGVIKHMSPNIGKIKNHVRKSKCLQDKMSGKESSIWLGVLNREEMIVHQLSSDNGMSVVTHHSGCGERREDSNSSSNEYDVDGFENARGSVSSKDDGRNLQVNSQTCGDNTTSSERENCPVENGNRPVQGMEQVGEQPKRKRPRVSSAIVDQRATMTLNEHLPEESINAIPDMNCTDLPITGHHMPNLNQEDCTNPASKQYDDPRNQYLLPELGINNLGVIPSVNVTAQSVHVDDQPLPYPGVEHTELQFGTNFGSGTNFQFFSSSMEYVVSRDKHQFTDHQVRPETTGVPINSNVDGQALNRNSDAAAGGMHTFVDEPFYSEPDKFVGNSFDGLPSDYIGINSPIFDIDELLRDDDIMEYLGT, encoded by the coding sequence ATGGATCACCTTGCAGTGCTTTCTCAGGAGTTGAATGACGGTTCAGATTTCGAAGTTGATGATGTAAGATGTGAAAATCTTACAGAGAATGATGTTAGTGATGAAGAAATTGAACCAGAGGACTTGGCAAAACGGATGTGGAAGGACACAGTCAAGCTTAAGAGAATCAAGGAGCGGAAAAAGCTTGCTGCTCAACAGGCTTCTTCTGAAAAGCTTAAGCCCAAGCAGGCTTCTGAGCAGGCCCGTAGGAAAAAGATGTCCAGAGCGCAAGATGGGATACTTAAGTACATGTTGAAGTTAATGGAGGTGTGTAATGCTCGTGGATTTGTCTATGGCATAATACCTGAAAAGGGAAAGCCGGTAAGTGGTGCTTCAGATAACATAAGGGCATGGTGGAAGGAGAAGGTGAAGTTTGATAAGAATGGACCTGCGGCTATAGCAAAGTATGAGGCAGAGAATTTTGCAGCCCAGAGTGCACACAATAAGGGAAGCAAAAATCAGCACAGCCTTATGGATCTTCAAGATGCTACTTTGGGATCACTTCTGTCATCATTGATTCAACATTGCAACCCACCACAACGTAAATACCCATTAGAGAAGGGTGTTCCACCCCCTTGGTGGCCTTCAGGAAATGAGGACTGGTGGGTTGATTTGGCATTACCAAAAGGTCAAGCCCCCCCTTATAAGAAACCTCATGATCTAAAGAAGGTGTGGAAGGTTGGAGTACTGACTGGCGTGATTAAACACATGTCCCCAAACATCggaaaaatcaaaaatcatgTCCGGAAATCAAAGTGCTTGCAGGATAAGATGAGTGGCAAAGAGAGCTCTATTTGGTTAGGAGTGTTAAATAGAGAGGAAATGATTGTTCATCAGCTCAGCAGTGACAATGGAATGTCTGTTGTAACTCATCATAGTGGTTGTGGGGAGAGAAGGGAGGATTCAAATAGCAGTAGTAACGAATATGATGTTGATGGTTTTGAAAATGCCCGTGGCTCTGTATCATCTAAGGATGATGGGAGAAATCTGCAAGTGAATTCTCAAACTTGTGGAGATAATACCACATCATCGGAAAGGGAAAATTGCCCAGTTGAAAATGGCAACCGACCTGTTCAAGGTATGGAGCAAGTAGGTGAGCAACCAAAGAGAAAAAGGCCTCGAGTAAGTTCAGCAATTGTTGATCAGCGAGCAACAATGACTCTGAATGAACACCTACCAGAGGAATCAATAAATGCTATTCCGGATATGAATTGCACAGACTTGCCTATTACTGGTCATCATATGCCAAATCTTAACCAAGAGGATTGCACAAATCCAGCTTCAAAACAGTATGATGATCCTAGAAACCAGTACCTTCTCCCTGAACTTGGAATTAACAATTTAGGAGTCATCCCTTCTGTTAATGTCACTGCACAAAGCGTGCATGTTGATGACCAGCCCTTACCATATCCGGGTGTAGAGCATACTGAGTTACAATTTGGGACCAATTTTGGGTCAGGAACCAATTTCCAATTTTTCTCCTCATCAATGGAATATGTGGTTTCTCGGGATAAACATCAATTCACCGATCATCAAGTAAGACCTGAGACTACTGGAGTTCCTATTAACAGTAATGTCGATGGCCAGGCACTAAAcagaaattcagatgcagctgCTGGAGGAATGCATACATTTGTAGATGAACCCTTCTACAGTGAGCCTGATAAGTTTGTTGGCAATTCTTTTGATGGACTGCCATCAGATTACATTGGGATCAACAGTCCAATTTTTGACATTGATGAGCTTCTGCGAGACGATGATATAATGGAGTACTTGGGAACATAA
- the LOC103713244 gene encoding F-box/FBD/LRR-repeat protein At1g13570-like: protein MAANRKKKGKIVSDSEPHLSGGVAAADGLDLFGLLPDCLIVSILSLLPIEDSVRTSILSTRWRHLWTLAPLRLLDDSALRSERMKHIALRTAHQEQWRAMEGWRVQAIGRVLSAHAGPIQICRLSCLYFHVSLLDGWIQTLIRKGIQDLALLIPMEKRFYLVPPFLITCQSLQSLELCYCRFPKPTHPRPYLVNLRALKLKWSLVTDAAVHEILSSCPALQSLALVHCAGLRRIHLRSPVLCSMTLDDYAEEVEELFVVDAPNLECLMLGKSTTTRTRVKVGNAPKLELLGFVDMSIRMLELGSTCFQQSMLSKLSTLVHSLKKLAVRVNFNDDLQAHTLFDLLRCFPCLETLDVLIVDMDNYDEPDLEDWELHGSCDCLDHHLKSVTLKGFLGQRTDLGFANFLIEKARVLKVMILISVCAWKEGWVETKQQDMSLQNKASVNAEVVFVKEKHENNRFQPWSSLF from the exons ATGGCGGCgaacaggaagaagaaggggaagataGTGTCTGACTCCGAGCCGCATCTGAGCGGCGGAGTCGCCGCCGCCGACGGCCTGGACCTATTCGGACTCCTCCCGGACTGCCTTATCGTCTccatcctctccctcctccccaTCGAAGACTCCGTCCGGACCAGCATCCTCTCCACCCGGTGGCGCCATCTCTGGACCCTCGCCCCCCTCCGTCTCCTCGACGACTCCGCCCTCCGCTCTGAGAGAATGAAGCACATCGCCCTCCGTACGGCCCACCAGGAGCAATGGCGCGCCATGGAGGGCTGGCGCGTCCAAGCCATAGGCCGCGTCCTCTCCGCCCACGCCGGTCCTATCCAGATCTGCCGCCTTTCCTGCCTCTATTTCCACGTCTCCCTTCTTGACGGCTGGATCCAAACCCTAATCCGGAAGGGCATCCAAGATCTCGCTCTCCTCATCCCCATGGAGAAGCGCTTCTACCTCGTGCCTCCTTTCCTTATCACATGCCAATCCCTCCAGTCCTTGGAGCTATGCTACTGCCGATTCCCGAAACCCACTCACCCTCGCCCCTATCTTGTTAATCTCAGAGCTCTGAAGCTGAAGTGGAGTCTCGTGACGGATGCCGCCGTCCATGAGATTCTCTCCAGCTGCCCGGCTTTGCAGAGTTTGGCTTTGGTGCACTGCGCTGGCCTCCGGCGCATCCATCTCCGCTCCCCGGTTCTCTGCAGCATGACACTGGATGACTACGCGGAGGAGGTCGAGGAGCTCTTCGTTGTCGATGCCCCGAATCTCGAGTGTCTGATGCTCGGTAAGAGCACGACGACGAGGACGCGCGTAAAAGTTGGAAATGCACCGAAGCTGGAGCTGCTGGGCTTTGTTGATATGAGCATCAGGATGCTCGAGTTGGGAAGCACTTGTTTCCAG CAAAGTATGCTTAGTAAATTGAGTACTTTGGTGCATAGTCTGAAAAAGCTAGCCGTTAGAGTGAACTTCAATGACGATCTTCAGGCACATACACTTTTTGACCTGCTCAGATGCTTCCCTTGCCTGGAAACATTGGATGTTTTG ATTGTTGACATGGATAACTATGATGAGCCGGATTTGGAGGACTGGGAGCTGCATGGTTCGTGTGATTGTCTTGATCATCATCTGAAAAGTGTGACATTGAAGGGTTTCTTGGGACAGAGAACCGATTTGGGATTTGCTAACTTTCTCATTGAAAAAGCGCGAGTGCTTAAGGTCATGATTCTTATTTCTGTTTGTGCTTGGAAAGAGGGATGGGTAGAGACCAAACAACAAGATATGTCGCTTCAGAATAAAGCTTCTGTAAATGCTGAAGTAGTTTTCGTGAAAGAAAAACATGAGAATAATCGATTTCAACCTTGGAGTTCACTATTTTGA
- the LOC103713242 gene encoding eukaryotic translation initiation factor 3 subunit D-like, with product MGFDVGVVPFNPDGWGPPDTPAVPLLPKREGEGTHPANIPFAPFSRSDKLGRIADWTRNPNFNNLGARSGTGRDAVFDFALDESSTLAAAADDDSSFRLVDGKPPPRPKFGPRWRFQQRPQLPQRRDEEVEARKREAEKERARRDRLYHLHRSSAASGPAFAGGRGRDSPTLKSSVDIQPEWTMLDQIPFSTFTKLSFAVPDPPEDLLVCGALEFYDRSFDRVNPKNERRLERFKSRNFFKVTTTDDPVIRRLAADDKATVFATDAILSALMCAPRSVYSWDIVIQRVGNKLFFDKRDGSQLDLLSVNETSQEPLPDAKEDINSAHSLAVEATYVNQNFSQQVLLRDGNKVTFDEPNPFAAEGEEVASAAYRYRRWKLDDDTYLVARCEVHAASDVKGQRSFLTVNALNEFDPKYTGVDWRQKLETQRGAVLATELKNNANKLARWTAQALLASADLMKLGYVSRVHPRDHYNHVILSVIGYKPRDFAAQINLNTSNMWGIVKSIVDLCMKLNEGKYVLVKDPAKPQVRIYEVPADAFENDYVEEPLPEEEQVQPPAEEEDPASIMDAVAEAEANAGGGGEATEGENDATAAAV from the coding sequence ATGGGATTCGACGTCGGCGTCGTCCCGTTCAACCCCGACGGGTGGGGCCCGCCGGACACGCCGGCGGTGCCCCTCCTCCCCAAGCGCGAGGGCGAGGGAACCCACCCGGCGAACATCCCCTTCGCCCCCTTCTCCCGGTCGGATAAGCTGGGCCGCATCGCCGACTGGACCCGCAACCCCAACTTCAACAACCTCGGCGCCCGCTCCGGCACCGGGCGCGACGCCGTCTTCGACTTCGCCCTCGACGAGTCCTCCACCCTCGCCGCGGCCGCGGATGACGACTCGTCCTTCCGCCTCGTCGACGGAAAGCCTCCACCGCGCCCCAAGTTCGGGCCCCGCTGGCGCTTCCAACAGCGGCCCCAGCTCCCCCAGCGCCGCGACGAGGAGGTCGAGGCCCGCAAGCGCGAGGCCGAGAAGGAGCGCGCCCGCCGCGACCGCCTCTACCACCTCCACcgctcctccgccgcctccggCCCAGCCTTCGCCGGCGGCCGCGGCCGCGACTCTCCCACCCTCAAGTCCTCCGTCGACATCCAGCCCGAGTGGACCATGCTCGACCAGATCCCCTTCTCCACCTTCACCAAGCTCTCCTTCGCCGTTCCCGACCCCCCCGAGGACCTCCTCGTCTGTGGCGCCCTCGAGTTCTACGATCGCTCCTTCGACCGGGTCAACCCCAAGAACGAGCGCCGCCTCGAGCGATTCAAATCCCgcaacttcttcaaggtcacCACCACCGACGACCCCGTCATCCGCCGCCTCGCCGCCGACGATAAGGCCACCGTCTTCGCCACGGACGCCATCCTCTCCGCCCTCATGTGCGCCCCCCGCTCCGTCTACTCCTGGGACATCGTCATCCAGCGCGTTGGCAACAAGCTCTTCTTCGACAAGCGTGACGGCTCCCAGCTCGACCTCCTCTCCGTCAACGAGACCTCCCAGGAGCCCCTTCCGGACGCCAAGGAGGACATCAACTCCGCGCACTCCCTCGCCGTCGAGGCCACCTACGTCAACCAGAACTTCTCCCAGCAGGTCCTCCTTCGTGACGGCAACAAGGTCACCTTTGACGAACCCAACCCCTTCGCTGCTGAGGGCGAGGAGGTTGCATCTGCTGCCTACCGCTACCGCCGCTGGAAGCTCGATGATGACACCTATCTGGTCGCCCGCTGCGAGGTCCATGCTGCGTCCGACGTGAAGGGGCAGCGCTCCTTCTTGACTGTGAACGCCCTCAATGAGTTCGATCCCAAGTACACAGGTGTCGACTGGAGGCAGAAGCTTGAGACCCAGAGAGGGGCCGTGCTTGCCACGGAGCTCAAGAACAATGCCAACAAGCTCGCAAGGTGGACCGCCCAGGCCCTCCTTGCGAGTGCCGACCTGATGAAGCTTGGCTATGTCTCAAGGGTCCACCCCAGGGACCACTACAACCATGTGATCCTCAGTGTCATTGGGTACAAGCCGAGGGATTTCGCTGCCCAAATCAATCTCAACACCTCAAATATGTGGGGGATTGTCAAGTCGATTGTGGACCTGTGCATGAAGCTCAATGAGGGTAAGTATGTGCTCGTGAAGGACCCGGCGAAACCCCAGGTTAGGATCTATGAGGTGCCAGCGGATGCATTTGAGAATGACTATGTGGAGGAGCCGCTGCCCGAGGAGGAGCAGGTACAGCCACCTGCGGAGGAAGAAGATCCTGCCAGCATCATGGATGCTGTTGCTGAAGCTGAGGCCAAtgctggtggtggtggtgaagCTACTGAGGGGGAGAACGATgccactgctgctgctgtttGA